The Lycium barbarum isolate Lr01 chromosome 12, ASM1917538v2, whole genome shotgun sequence genome includes a region encoding these proteins:
- the LOC132624292 gene encoding uncharacterized protein LOC132624292, with protein sequence MGRNINEFKFISQNITSSGATNEAKDVYFERNITVSEEDVLLERKLNTEQKRAYHIVLDRFYSNKPGAFFIDGSGGTRKTFLYRALLAVVRKKGFIALATASSGVAASILPRGSTTHSHFKIPIVIDENFTCNISKQSSLAGLIRDSNLIVWDEVSMAKNKMIEAFDKLLKDLMSTNVLFGGKVVVFGGDFRQTLPVIRSGKKEIFSAKVYYTLIFGIIWKNYVYLKTCVQKKIQHFVNI encoded by the coding sequence ATGGGACGTAACATAAACGAATTCAAATTTATCTCTCAAAATATTACATCTTCTGGAGCAACCAATGAGGCAAAAGATGTTTATTTCGAAAGAAATATAACAGTGAGTGAAGAAGATGTGCTACTAGAAAGGAAATTAAATACTGAACAAAAAAGGGCATATCACATAGTTCTTGATAGATTCTATTCTAATAAACCAGGGGCATTTTTTATTGACGGTTCAGGTGGAACTAGAAAAACTTTCTTATATCGAGCTTTGTTGGCTGttgtaagaaagaaagggtttataGCTTTAGCAACTGCAAGTTCTGGTGTCGCAGCTTCAATTCTTCCAAGGGGATCAACAACTCATTCACATTTCAAAATTCCTATTGTCATTGATGAGAATTTTACATGCAACATTAGTAAACAAAGTTCATTAGCAGGTCTGATTCGAGATTCAAATTTAATTGTTTGGGATGAAGTCTCAATGGCAAAAAACAAAATGATAGAAGCTTTTGATAAACTCTTAAAAGATCTCATGAGTACAAATGTACTCTTTGGTGGGAAAGTAGTTGTTTTTGGGGGAGACTTTAGACAAACACTTCCAGTTATTCGTAGTGGAAAAAAAGAGATTTTTTCGGCGAAAGTTTATTATACTCTCATATTTGGAATCATTTGGAAAAATTATGTTTATCTAAAAACATGCGTGCAAAAAAAGATCCAGCATTTTGTGAATATTTAA